From one Planococcus citri chromosome 3, ihPlaCitr1.1, whole genome shotgun sequence genomic stretch:
- the LOC135839106 gene encoding uncharacterized protein LOC135839106: protein MLRDLQLQTSVIDLYLFRPLKNLKVLNLSGSDFTPRAYFYYPENLRILDITKLGVKDADISRLKFLQQLHAKDNQLLEFPIPHENANLTFVNLEANMLETLTHMRLALSCKLLFLNVRLHPDAKIISSESRLCLCKRANLWITSFKIKGEILPCKPAATDEQCDEKFSDEALSALNECKTRDDKKTSSSWIYFVLIVIFVLALIGSSGAGYYFYTTKIKPASSSSGCGIILFYFPFIFGHRFCSVTYINEVYTANCAYRGRVVVPRDLDPSIKVLILSHNNIELVDEDCLSNYENLVELYLNDNTLLNNSFHKNALLALTNLRILDISFIRYYIPFDINWPSWIEKLSINKNRNQHRIDLSAIFDLRILNAIDCSLSYFPVFNESASVEEINLSKNSLNYFSVGDLASLCQLQVLHLRWTAESTLNGSKRWCDCLKIDTWVKQRQIQATELNCSIPGFIFEILIWRKRISANNSNVCDISVQTGFSTANCSSRQLADVPQDLDDNIEFLFLINNTFVRLDETSFSRYPKLVLLSLQNTTYLDKSDPINYYTFRPLKKLELLILNEITTPFNFSFHWPPSLRLISVNHNEYITDIDVSGLRKLQDLHALTYTLRDFPKFHTLSPLSFVDLRGNPMDSLTAEDLAPFCSLNFISLEWPKNAVINGSDRYCQCQRLEKWIDQFHIGHHGPLNCTPSYDPDAEPCDLEYSEDTLSKRRDCLSRMAKSSVSIWFWVISCVLMFGPLIIVTFRETKAHRRMNLNSTTTTRQPGKYPNVELMIDIDEDFVDEDEQELELFDINTFNENPSKPDKTALHLKQGTDLKEQFNLRKLPGIGSHLFDKDEESEEEEEEEEEEEEEEYEYEEFVRKDGKFAIEKSKPGQKRVPPKKDIKYPAKRSARVERRPSLQVKPHEDFEDQFDVELPKPYEQHARKLPKKNDKRSSPFQMKLQKDLRSKFALESPKQKKGEKSDLSETKNTNDGKRISPLLKNYEKFEKEFSSKTTKKDDRRDSSPFKHLNKSGIDDKPTLRRPEIRARFVEVPSPKSRKRGHLEGSDNKGTASSNPNISDVFEIPSPSCISERKESIKIINEVAESSRERLPVGETRVHSAFESPIISVEGTSRAFGFLNMPAEYDKCSKCRKDQPVAAKQQIEETQAAESNSKFEEETSPIINFTGHKNK, encoded by the exons ATGCTCAGAGACTTACAATTACAAACATCTGTAATAGATCTGTACCTATTTCGCCCgctaaaaaacttgaaagttttaaatttatcTGGATCTGATTTCACACCGCGAGCTTATTTTTACTATCCTGAAAATCTCCGGATACTGGACATAACCAAATTAGGAGTTAAGGACGCGGATATTTCAcgactgaaatttttacaacaacTGCATGCTAAGGATAATCAGCTGCTCGAGTTTCCAATACCGCACGAAAATGCTAATCTGACATTTGTTAATTTGGAAGCAAACATGTTGGAGACTTTAACTCATATGAGACTAGCGCTTTCGTGTAAACTTCTATTTTTAAATGTACGACTGCACCCAGATGCTAAAATAATTTCGAGTGAATCGAGACTCTGCCTTTGTAAGCGTGCGAATTTATGGATAACCTCGTTCAAAATAAAAGGAGAAATACTTCCGTGCAAACCAGCAG CTACTGATGAacaatgtgatgaaaaattttcagacgaAGCTTTATCGGCACTCAACGAATGCAAAACGAGAGATGATAAGAAGACTTCGAGTTCTTGGATTTACTTTGTGTTGATTGTAATATTTGTGTTAGCCTTGATTGGATCTTCAGGGGCTggatattatttttataccaCTAAAATAAAACCAGCTTCATCATCATCAG GTTGTGGAATTATCCTGTTTTATTTCCCTTTCATCTTCGGTCATCGTTTCTGTTCGGTTACTTATATAAACGAAGTTTACACCGCGAATTGTGCATACAGAGGTCGAGTAGTAGTTCCTCGAGATTTAGATCCCAGCATCAAA GTTTTGATTCTGTCCCACAACAACATCGAACTCGTAGACGAAGATTGTTTATCAAATTACGAAAATCTAGTCGAACTGTACCTGAACGATAATACTTTATTGAATAATTCATTCCATAAGAACGCTTTGTTAGCTTTGAccaatttgagaattttggatATCAGTTTTATTCGATATTACATCCCGTTCGATATAAATTGGCCTTCGTGGATTGAGAAATTATCCATAAATAAGAACAGAAATCAACACAGAATTGATCTTTCGGCAATTTTCGATCTAAGAATTCTAAATGCTATCGATTGTTCGTTATCGTATTTCCCAGTGTTTAACGAATCGGCTTCAGTTGAAGAgataaatttatcgaaaaattcgttgaattatttttccgTCGGAGATTTAGCGTCGTTGTGCCAGCTTCAAGTTTTGCACCTAAGGTGGACGGCGGAAAGCACTTTGAATGGATCGAAAAGATGGTgcgattgtttgaaaattgatacgtGGGTAAAGCAACGACAGATACAGGCGACTGAATTGAATTGTTCGATTCCAG GtttcatatttgaaatattGATCTGGAGAAAAAGAATTTCGGCGAATAATAGCAATGTGTGTGATATCAGTGTGCAAACTGGATTTTCAACAGCAAACTGCTCATCTCGTCAACTGGCAGATGTGCCACAAGATTTAGACGATAATATCGAA TTTCTGTTTCTAATCAACAACACATTCGTACGACTGGACGAGACATCATTCTCCAGATACCCAAAACTAGTCCTTCTATCGCTACAAAACACCACATATCTCGATAAATCAGATCCCATAAATTATTACACATTTCGTCctctgaaaaaattagaattactCATACTCAACGAAATAACCACTCCGTTTAATTTCTCATTCCATTGGCCTCCTTCTTTGCGATTAATATCGGTCAACCATAACGAATATATTACCGATATAGATGTATCGGGGCTCAGAAAATTACAAGATTTACACGCCCTCACCTACACTCTACGTGATTTTCCTAAATTCCATACCCTTTCCCCTTTATCTTTCGTGGATTTACGAGGTAACCCGATGGATAGTTTGACAGCTGAAGATTTGGCACCTTTTTGTTCGTTGAATTTTATATCTTTGGAATGGCCCAAGAATGCTGTGATTAATGGTTCTGATAGATATTGCCAGTGTCAGCGGTTAGAGAAATGGATAGATCAGTTTCATATTGGTCATCATGGACCTTTGAATTGTACTCCTTCGTATGACC ctGATGCGGAACCTTGCGATTTAGAATATTCTGAGGATACATTAAGCAAACGGAGAGATTGTTTGAGTCGAATGGCAAAATCTTCGGTTTCGATTTGGTTTTGGGTCATTTCGTGTGTTTTGATGTTTGGACCTCTTATTATTGTAACTTTCAGAGAGACAAAAGCACATCGACGAATGAATCTGAATTCTACCACTA CAACTCGTCAACCTGGAAAATACCCCAACGTCGAACTAATGATCGACATCGACGAAGACTTCGTAGACGAAGACGAACAAGAACTCGAGCTTTTCGATATAAACACCTTTAACGAAAACCCTTCAAAACCAGACAAAACAGCATTGCACCTAAAACAAGGAACCGATCTAAAAGAACAATTCAATCTTCGTAAATTACCCGGCATCGGCAGTCACTTATTCGATAAAGACGAAGAGtctgaagaagaagaagaagaggaagaagaggaggaagaggaggaatACGAATACGAAGAATTTGTCCGAAAAGATGGTAAATTCGCTATAGAAAAATCGAAACCTGGTCAAAAACGCGTACCACCCAAAAAAGATATAAAATACCCGGCAAAACGTTCTGCAAGAGTTGAAAGAAGACCTTCACTGCAAGTAAAACCTCACGAAGACTTCGAAGATCAATTCGACGTCGAGTTACCAAAACCTTACGAACAACATGCTCGTAAACTTCCCAAAAAGAATGACAAAAGATCATCGCCATTCCAGATGAAACTACAGAAAGATTTACGATCTAAATTCGCCTTAGAATCtccgaaacaaaaaaaaggtgaaaaatcagACCTCAGTGAGACAAAAAATACCAACGATGGGAAGAGAATATCACCTTTGTTGAAAAACTACGAGAAATTCGAGAAAGAATTTTCTTctaaaacgacgaaaaaagaCGATAGACGCGATTCGTCACCGTTCAAGCACTTGAATAAATCAGGGATCGACGATAAACCAACATTGAGAAGACCTGAAATACGAGCACGATTTGTCGAGGTTCCATCACCGAAAAGTCGTAAAAGAGGTCATCTCGAGGGGTCGGATAATAAAGGTACTGCTTCGAGTAATCCGAATATTTctgatgtttttgaaatacctTCACCTTCGTGCATATCGGAGAGAAAAGAATCTATTAAAATTATCAACGAAGTTGCTGAATCGAGCAGAGAACGGTTGCCAGTTGGAGAAACTCGAGTTCATTCGGCATTCGAAAGTCCTATTATATCGGTTGAAGGTACCTCTAGAGCGTTTGGTTTCTTGAATATGCCGGCTGAATACGACAAGTGTTCGAAATGCAGAAAAGATCAACCGGTTGCAGCAAAACAGCAAATTGAAGAAACTCAAGCTGCGGAGAGTAATAGTAAGTTTGAAGAAGAAACGTCTCCGATTATAAATTTTACTGggcataaaaataaatga